In the Chlorobium limicola DSM 245 genome, one interval contains:
- the feoB gene encoding ferrous iron transport protein B has translation MQRKEISVALAGNPNCGKSSLFNVLTGAHQKVGNFSGVTIEKHEGHLDYGAYRIRFVDLPGTYSLTPYSPEEIVTRNYLIDERPDLVVNVLEGPNLERNLLLTTQLMEMNIDFLAALNMIDEVEEKGISIDVKQLQRLLGCHIVPTSAKKKIGIDSLLAHIVRVYEKNIEIRKNKLSFRPEIEEAVDTIAGMLKREKELEAADPRWLAIKLLESDREVYHRVQQYPVWVKVELALQEAIREAAKLYDSDPEMLITEDRHAFIRGAMKECVRFPEDRKSTVTDYIDMVVLNRVLGLPVFLLVVWAIFQITFTLGSPLMDMLELFFGALTAAVEPLLVNPAVRSIVIDGIIAGVGGVLVFLPNIVLLFIGLSFLEASGYMARAAFVIDKVMHRFGLHGKSFIPMITGFGCSIPAIMATRTLKSPTDRLTTILIIPFMSCGAKLPVYVLLSGAFFPPDVAANVMFAVYLLGVVVALLSAKLLKSTVLKCDSEPFVMELPPYRWPTLHSVLFQAKLKAMMYVKKAGTLILGAVVIIWAVSNYPHSDEIDRFAESESVRIEKSAVSAAEKKAAIEALEYRTQSLQLQHSFAGRVGKVIEPVIKPIGFDWRIGIALVTGLAAKEVVVSTMGTIYAIADTDESSGELAAILKKDPSFSRATALSLMVFVLLYIPCVAAIGVMKKEIGQWRPVLLYSVYVLALAWVLSFITYRSALLIL, from the coding sequence ATGCAGAGAAAGGAGATCAGTGTTGCCCTTGCCGGAAATCCTAACTGCGGGAAATCATCCCTTTTTAACGTTCTTACCGGAGCGCACCAGAAAGTCGGAAACTTTTCGGGTGTTACCATCGAAAAGCATGAAGGGCATCTTGATTACGGAGCGTACCGTATACGGTTTGTCGATCTTCCCGGAACCTATTCGCTGACCCCTTATTCTCCTGAAGAGATCGTTACCCGGAACTATCTGATCGATGAACGACCGGACCTTGTTGTCAATGTCCTCGAAGGTCCGAATCTTGAGCGGAATCTTCTGCTCACTACCCAGCTCATGGAGATGAATATCGATTTCCTTGCAGCTCTCAACATGATCGACGAGGTTGAGGAGAAAGGAATTTCGATTGACGTCAAGCAGCTTCAGCGTCTGCTCGGCTGCCACATCGTGCCGACATCGGCGAAGAAAAAAATCGGTATCGATTCCCTCCTTGCTCATATTGTACGGGTCTATGAAAAGAATATAGAGATCCGGAAAAACAAGCTCTCCTTCAGGCCGGAAATCGAAGAGGCGGTTGACACGATAGCCGGCATGCTGAAGCGCGAAAAGGAGCTTGAGGCTGCCGATCCCCGCTGGCTTGCCATCAAACTGCTTGAAAGTGACCGTGAAGTCTACCATCGGGTTCAGCAGTACCCGGTCTGGGTCAAGGTCGAGCTTGCCCTCCAGGAGGCGATAAGGGAGGCCGCAAAGCTCTATGACTCGGACCCGGAAATGCTCATTACCGAAGACCGCCATGCATTTATCCGAGGGGCCATGAAAGAGTGCGTGCGTTTTCCGGAAGATCGGAAATCCACGGTAACAGACTACATCGATATGGTTGTCCTCAACCGGGTGCTGGGGTTACCGGTTTTTCTCTTGGTGGTCTGGGCGATTTTCCAGATCACCTTTACTCTGGGCTCTCCACTCATGGATATGCTGGAATTATTTTTCGGCGCACTTACTGCTGCTGTAGAGCCCCTGCTCGTCAATCCTGCGGTGCGATCCATCGTTATTGACGGCATCATTGCCGGAGTCGGAGGAGTACTTGTTTTTCTGCCTAATATCGTGCTGCTTTTCATCGGGCTCTCTTTTCTCGAAGCTTCGGGCTATATGGCCAGAGCGGCATTCGTCATCGACAAGGTGATGCATCGGTTCGGGCTGCATGGCAAGTCGTTCATTCCCATGATAACCGGTTTCGGCTGTTCGATTCCGGCAATCATGGCGACAAGGACACTTAAAAGCCCGACCGACCGGCTCACTACGATCCTGATCATTCCCTTCATGAGCTGCGGCGCGAAACTTCCGGTTTATGTGCTGCTTTCCGGAGCGTTTTTCCCTCCCGATGTTGCGGCCAATGTTATGTTCGCTGTTTACCTGCTCGGCGTTGTCGTTGCTCTTCTGAGCGCTAAACTGCTGAAATCGACCGTTCTGAAATGTGATTCCGAGCCGTTTGTCATGGAGCTTCCGCCATACCGGTGGCCCACTCTCCACTCGGTTCTGTTTCAGGCAAAACTCAAGGCGATGATGTATGTGAAAAAAGCAGGTACCCTCATTCTCGGAGCTGTGGTTATCATCTGGGCGGTCAGCAATTATCCGCACAGTGACGAAATCGACAGATTTGCGGAATCGGAGAGCGTACGTATCGAAAAGAGTGCTGTGAGTGCGGCGGAAAAAAAAGCCGCTATCGAAGCGCTTGAGTACCGGACGCAGTCCCTTCAGCTTCAGCACTCGTTTGCGGGAAGGGTGGGCAAGGTGATCGAGCCCGTAATCAAGCCGATCGGCTTCGACTGGAGAATCGGTATCGCTCTTGTAACCGGGCTTGCCGCAAAGGAGGTTGTTGTTTCGACCATGGGCACGATCTATGCGATCGCAGATACCGATGAATCTTCAGGAGAGCTGGCTGCGATCCTGAAAAAAGATCCATCCTTCAGCAGGGCGACGGCGCTCAGTCTGATGGTTTTTGTTCTGCTCTATATTCCCTGCGTGGCCGCCATTGGAGTCATGAAAAAAGAGATAGGGCAGTGGAGGCCTGTACTTCTTTATTCGGTCTATGTCCTTGCCCTGGCATGGGTGCTCTCATTCATCACCTACAGGTCGGCACTGCTCATACTGTGA
- a CDS encoding FeoA family protein, with product MKMSELQVGDKAEVTAVKAEQAVRRRILDMGLIKGTRFKVLRVAPFGDPMEIFFKGMYLSLRKAEAEGISVHKTGHAGDGVPMSCDKDGLSCCGGAK from the coding sequence ATGAAAATGTCGGAGCTGCAGGTAGGCGATAAAGCGGAAGTAACAGCGGTAAAGGCGGAACAGGCAGTTCGCCGGCGGATTCTCGATATGGGATTGATAAAGGGTACCCGGTTCAAGGTGCTGCGAGTCGCTCCGTTTGGCGATCCCATGGAAATTTTTTTCAAGGGAATGTACCTGAGTCTGAGAAAAGCTGAGGCTGAGGGTATATCGGTGCACAAAACGGGACATGCCGGCGATGGAGTCCCCATGTCGTGCGATAAAGATGGCCTCTCCTGCTGCGGGGGCGCCAAGTGA
- the acnA gene encoding aconitate hydratase AcnA, whose product MMTIDPKDTLRTVQTLQGPVSCHSLPALAENGFYGVPHLPKSLKILLESALRNCDDYAVSVEDILSLASWEPSRAGAADIAFRPSRVVLQDFTGVPSIVDLAALREACLQLGGDPELINPLVPCDLVIDHSLQVDVSASPDALGRNLEMEFYRNRERYAFLKWGQKVFRNFRVVPPGTGIVHQVNLEYLSGVIICDGKMAYPDSLVGTDSHTTMINALGVAGWGVGGIEAEAVMLGQPLSISLPRVTGVRLHSALQEGATATDLVLAVTEMLRRVGVVNDFVEFFGPGLDCLSLPDRATIANMAPEYGATMGYFPVDFLTLDYLKMTGRKDRCDLVERYCKEQGLWREPGSDPVFSRVFELDLSLVEPAIAGPKRPQDRIPLASAAAQWKMDMKSVYGREKSTGNGGQMENEGCLSSVIPVPASGGGAPEPALLPGHGAVVIAAITSCTNTSNPSVMVAAALLARAARERGLATKAWVKTSLAPGSRVVTDYLDASGLTLDLDALGFSTVGYGCTTCIGNSGPLRDDISEAIIQDDLIVCSVLSGNRNFEGRIHPLVRANYLASPPLVVAYALAGTIAIDFRMEPLGFDRQGLPVYLKDLWPSDDAIRLVIAGSVKTEQFDLRYRDVFKGTEEWLQIESPDGDLYAWDPFSSYIRKPPFFDGIGAVPAPPEPVSGARVLAVFGDSVTTDHISPAGSIRPAQPAGRYLLSLGIAREDFNSFGSRRGNHEVMIRGTFDNIRIRNRLAPGTEGGFTTWFSGDGTNAEVMSIYEAAMRYRNQGTALVILAGRDYGMGSSRDWAAKGTLLLGVRAVIAMSFERIHRSNLVGMGILPLEFADAESAESLSLDGSELFDIPVEECLQPGAVITVTARSPLTGEVRPFSVVSKIGTRVEADYYRNGGILQTVLRRLVPP is encoded by the coding sequence ATGATGACTATCGACCCGAAGGATACCTTGCGCACCGTTCAGACCCTTCAGGGGCCTGTTTCCTGCCACTCACTGCCGGCGCTTGCAGAAAACGGATTTTACGGTGTGCCTCATCTGCCGAAATCCCTTAAAATCCTGCTCGAGTCCGCGCTCAGGAACTGCGATGACTATGCAGTTTCCGTAGAAGATATCCTCTCTCTTGCCTCCTGGGAGCCATCGAGGGCCGGTGCGGCCGATATCGCTTTCCGGCCGTCCAGAGTGGTGCTTCAGGACTTTACCGGCGTTCCCTCGATCGTCGATCTTGCCGCCCTGCGTGAAGCCTGTCTGCAGCTTGGCGGCGATCCTGAACTGATCAACCCTCTCGTGCCCTGCGATCTTGTGATCGACCATTCGCTGCAGGTGGATGTTTCGGCATCTCCCGATGCCCTTGGCCGCAACCTTGAAATGGAGTTTTACAGAAACCGGGAGCGATATGCTTTTCTGAAGTGGGGACAGAAAGTGTTCAGAAATTTCAGGGTGGTTCCTCCCGGCACAGGCATTGTGCACCAGGTCAACCTCGAATATCTTTCCGGAGTTATAATTTGCGACGGAAAAATGGCTTATCCCGACTCGCTGGTCGGTACCGACAGTCACACCACCATGATCAATGCTCTTGGTGTTGCCGGATGGGGAGTGGGAGGGATCGAAGCGGAAGCGGTCATGCTGGGTCAGCCGCTTTCAATTTCCCTGCCTCGTGTTACCGGAGTCCGGCTGCATTCGGCACTTCAGGAAGGGGCGACGGCGACCGATCTTGTGCTTGCCGTTACTGAAATGCTCCGCCGTGTCGGCGTCGTCAACGATTTTGTCGAGTTTTTCGGGCCAGGCCTTGACTGCCTTTCCCTTCCCGACCGGGCCACTATCGCCAATATGGCGCCTGAATACGGAGCCACAATGGGTTATTTTCCGGTTGACTTCCTAACGCTCGACTATCTGAAGATGACCGGCCGCAAGGATCGGTGCGATCTGGTCGAGCGGTATTGCAAAGAGCAGGGCCTCTGGAGGGAGCCGGGAAGCGATCCGGTTTTTTCAAGGGTTTTCGAACTCGACCTTTCGCTCGTCGAGCCTGCAATTGCCGGTCCCAAAAGGCCGCAGGATCGTATTCCGCTCGCTTCTGCTGCCGCTCAGTGGAAGATGGACATGAAGAGCGTCTATGGCAGGGAGAAGAGTACCGGCAACGGAGGCCAGATGGAGAATGAAGGTTGCCTCTCTTCGGTAATACCGGTTCCCGCTTCCGGAGGAGGGGCGCCGGAACCGGCACTCCTTCCCGGGCATGGCGCCGTAGTGATTGCTGCCATCACGTCGTGCACCAATACCAGCAATCCCTCTGTCATGGTTGCCGCCGCTCTCCTGGCGCGTGCGGCAAGAGAACGGGGGCTTGCGACGAAGGCGTGGGTAAAAACGTCCCTTGCGCCCGGTTCCCGGGTGGTTACCGATTATCTTGATGCTTCCGGACTTACCCTTGACCTCGATGCGCTCGGTTTCTCCACGGTCGGTTACGGCTGTACGACCTGCATCGGCAATTCCGGCCCTCTTCGTGACGATATTTCCGAAGCGATAATTCAGGACGATCTCATTGTCTGCTCGGTTCTTTCGGGAAACCGGAATTTTGAAGGTCGTATTCATCCTCTGGTACGGGCGAACTATCTTGCCAGCCCTCCGCTGGTCGTAGCATATGCTCTGGCCGGCACTATCGCCATCGATTTCAGGATGGAACCGCTCGGTTTCGACAGGCAGGGTTTGCCGGTTTATCTCAAAGATCTCTGGCCTTCGGACGACGCGATCCGGCTGGTCATTGCCGGATCGGTAAAGACGGAGCAGTTCGATTTGCGTTATCGCGATGTTTTTAAAGGCACCGAAGAGTGGCTGCAAATCGAATCTCCCGACGGAGATCTCTATGCGTGGGATCCGTTTTCGTCATATATCCGAAAACCTCCTTTCTTCGACGGCATCGGGGCTGTTCCGGCTCCTCCGGAACCGGTAAGCGGAGCGCGGGTTCTTGCGGTTTTCGGTGATTCGGTTACGACCGATCATATCAGTCCGGCAGGAAGTATCCGTCCGGCACAGCCAGCCGGACGCTATCTTCTGAGCCTTGGTATTGCCAGGGAGGATTTCAACAGTTTCGGTTCGCGCAGGGGGAATCACGAAGTGATGATTCGGGGTACCTTTGACAATATCCGGATACGCAACAGGCTTGCTCCCGGAACCGAAGGCGGGTTCACGACCTGGTTTTCCGGGGACGGCACAAATGCTGAAGTGATGAGCATCTACGAAGCTGCCATGCGTTACCGTAATCAGGGGACAGCTCTGGTCATTCTTGCCGGCAGGGACTACGGTATGGGCAGCAGCCGGGACTGGGCGGCCAAAGGTACCCTGCTTCTTGGCGTGCGGGCCGTTATCGCCATGAGCTTCGAGCGCATTCACCGTTCGAACCTTGTCGGAATGGGAATTCTTCCTCTTGAATTTGCCGATGCAGAGAGCGCGGAATCTCTCTCTCTTGACGGATCGGAACTTTTCGATATTCCCGTTGAGGAGTGCCTGCAGCCAGGCGCGGTGATCACGGTTACCGCCAGATCGCCGTTAACCGGGGAAGTCAGACCGTTCTCGGTGGTCTCGAAAATCGGTACAAGAGTAGAGGCCGATTACTATCGTAATGGGGGTATTCTGCAGACGGTTCTTCGTCGTCTTGTTCCTCCTTAG
- a CDS encoding histidine triad nucleotide-binding protein — MNTSHNHPDCLFCRIVRGEIPATVVYRNDHVVAFRDITPAAPQHVLIIPVKHIASLSELQPEDLDIAGHILLAARVVAEKTGVLFSGYRLVFNNGEDALQSVFHIHGHLIGGKKMGWPPFPGEAAQHG; from the coding sequence ATGAATACATCGCATAACCATCCGGACTGTCTATTCTGCAGAATCGTTCGCGGAGAGATTCCGGCAACGGTTGTTTACCGCAATGACCATGTTGTCGCCTTTCGTGACATAACTCCTGCCGCTCCGCAGCATGTGCTGATTATTCCGGTAAAACATATAGCATCGTTGAGCGAGCTGCAGCCTGAAGATCTCGATATTGCCGGTCATATCCTGCTTGCCGCCCGAGTCGTAGCCGAAAAAACCGGAGTGCTTTTTTCAGGATACCGCCTGGTTTTCAATAACGGCGAGGATGCCCTGCAGAGCGTTTTTCATATCCACGGTCATCTCATCGGAGGGAAAAAGATGGGTTGGCCGCCATTTCCCGGCGAGGCAGCACAACACGGCTGA